CTTTGCCCTGCACCATGTTCTGAGTAATCTGAGCTGTCTCCATGGGGCTTCCATAGCACCTTCTTCAGGGGAGGGACCTTCTGCCACTGTAACACCTGGAAATGCCAGACAGGTCAcagcccccagagctgatggGCACTCGGTCACAGCTGAggatgctgccagcagcagccgaGGTGGAGGATCCCACCACGGtgttctgggggaaggagctgaggatggggccAGGCAGGGTCACCACCACGAGGGAGGGCTCAATGACGAGGGTGGagtcctggcactgcctgacacagggctcattgcagctgttggccagcgaggtggggccACAGGGCCGGCATGGCCAGCACGGGGTGTAGCAGGACATGTCTCAAAGTCAAAAGTGCACCTGGGACAGGAAGAAGACGAGAAATAGATCACAAGGGTGAATGAGAGCAGCCAAGGCCACTCCTGAGTTGTGAGCTGGAGCCTTGGCAAGGAGCTTTCTTTCTTGCCCTGCAAATagcagcctggcccagggagtCTCCCTCCTAATTTCTTAAGCAAGAGCCCCTGCAGCCacatttcagcttttctctgttaaaCAATGTCCCCCAAATATCTCTGCCATGAGAGTGGACTGAGCACGGAAGAAAACAACCTCCACAGAGATATTTGTCTACCGGATCATTTTGtaagagaaagggaaggagcTTCAGACTCCCCTGGTTTCCAGACTCAGAAGGAGCCTGGGTGCAGTTGAACAAAGATGTAGCAGCCTGTAGGAGATTTGTCCAGGGAAGAGGCACTGAAATGCACTCCCTGCTTCCTGAGCcctccttttccagctgctctaAACATCGCGCTGTTCTACGGCCGATTGCCAGCCCCAACAAGGTTGGTTTCACCCATGTTTGAATTTTTAGATTGATTCTCTTTGAAATGTTGGGAGTGCCTCAGCATGGCTGGGAGTGCTCACACACATGCAAGCACACGGAAACATGGacatacacacagacacacaggcagGTCTCTCCAGGCCAGGGCAGAACTGCTCTCCCCTGTGCTGCATCAGTTTGCTTTCGTAGACATGGAGAAAGGCTGAGGCTTCATGCCCAGCTCCTGTATCCATGTCAGTGGGTTTCTTTGCAGTGCCCTGAAGGACAATTCGGGAGTCCCCAACATGACAGCAAAGGGGAGATGTGAGTGAACAGATGATGGGAGCAAAGGAAACCCATGGCCTGTCAATCCTCAGCTCCATGATACCAATCCGATCCCCTGCTCCCCTCTTCCGACCCCGCCGCTTCCGACGCGCAGAGAGCCGAGCACCGCCCCACTCCCACCGCGCTCGCCTCCCCTCCGTTGCCTGCCAGGAGTGGGCGAGAGCCCGAGCAGCGCCGgcgcagggctgtgccccggggcggAGCTGGCGTTGGCGGAGAGGAGGCGGCAGGGCCGCAGAAGagccggggctgaggggcaCAGCGAGGCTcggccggcggagcggcggcaTGCGGCGGTGtcggggcgcggggctggcgGCGCTGGCCGCGCTGCTGCTCGGTGCGCGGGGGTGCCGAAGGGGTGCCGGGTCTTAGACTGGCGTGAGCCCGCACGTCCTCGGAGGCTACTGTCCTGCCTGGCTTCTTCACAGACCTCTTCCCGAGAACTGTTCTGCCGTTCATCCCTCCGTCTTCTCTACCCCATAGTTCTTCAGAAATCTCCTGATTCTATTCTATGCCCAACCCTGCACAAGCACTCCGTACCTCTGCTTCTTTATTACTTAGAAAGTCAGTCCATAGCCCTTctaacttttctttttgtgctttCTCCTACATCCTCTCGTTTTCCAATGACTGCACCGTTCTTCCTGTCTGTCACGCATTCATCACTCCACAAACCAGTCATGGATACTTCCATTCCTGCTTATCTTGAAATCACCTCGGTACTGTCCTTCTTATCGTCTCTGTACGCTCCTGTTTCTGCGGGCTTTGTTCTGTGAAGTAGGACAATGCAGGGTTTCAGTCTTGTCTTTTTTCTGTTCCCGGCAgtggcttcagccagagccCAGGTACAGCAGGAGCCGCTCATGGAGACCATCGAGGGCACCGGCATCAACATCACCTGCTCACATCCCAAAAAATTGAGCGGCGATTACATCCATTTCTACCGTCAGCTCCCGGGCCAAGCAACCGAATTCCTCGCCCTCACTGCTAGAGGCACCAAGGAGGTGCCGGCCATTGCAGGCCAGCTGCGGGTGTCGGAGGACGGGCGTTCGAGCGCGCTGTGGctcgggcggccccggcgcggggaCGCGGCCGTGTATTACTGCGCGCTGGGGGCCACGGGCAgaggagccggggctgcggccgggCACGAACcgccgcgggcggggccggccggggccagcagggggcgctgccgctccggccgccgggccccgcgcgGCTCCgcagctccttcctctgcccCGAGCCCGCACGCACCGGCACCGCACagccccgcacggccccgcacACGCCTCACAGCCCGCCCGCAGCCTGCGCTCACACGCTCGCCACACACACACCGGCCTCCCCTCGCTCCCGAGCCCGCCGCCGCCTCACACCAAACTGCTGCCGCCTGCGCCTCTGGCCCTCCGgccactcctgctgctgctctcagccgCTTTGCAAAGCAAAGAGATGCTCcttgagctgctccagctcacctgggctgggaactgaccaagcagcagcactgacaggcaCACAGGGGCTAATTCACGGAGTGCTGTCACCTCATCAGGTCATGACCTGAAAGGGGTTTGCAGTGAGGCTTTCCGAGGAGAAAAAGGAATCTCcatctctgtccctgcagcaatGTCTCTGTTCCATACTGCCAGGTGAATAACAAGCAGCATTCTCACCTGCATGTGTAGGGCAGATGTGCTTTCAATCCCACCTGAGCCTGAAATTCACTTCTCTACGTCTTTCATTCCCATCCTCACTTTTCCCCAAACACTCATGGATGAGCATTCAGCACCTTCCTGAAAGAGTAGAACATCcgggaaagaaaacaataaatcggctggagcagaggagcatATCAAATCTCCTGAGGACTCTGTCACAGCCATCGTCCACCCAAAACAGATttgtcccttttccttcacGTTAGTAACGTCTCAGGTATCCTGAAAAGCAGATGCCAGGATCTAGCAATGCTGCAAGTGTTGGAGGGAGACATGTGAAACACTGAGCTCCACATGAGGTTTCTCGCCTGAGACTTGCTCTAGAGACCCCAATTCCTTTTTGGGACAGGAGCCTTTCAGCATCCTCAGGAGCTCCTTGGGCTGAGCAAGTTCAGCAGAGGCCACAGTCAGGGCATGTGAAAGGTGAGAGTGTCTGGTTCTCTAAGGCTCACATCACGTCCTTTTTCATTTCCAAagagaagaacaaagaaaaaggaaaagcgATTAAGAAAGCACACAATGACACCAATCTGGCAGTAGGTGAtaaaggagagaaggagggagcTCAGAGCTCTCCAGCTTCTAATTGATGGGCCATTAGGAAACTGCTGTCAAGTGGCTCAGGCTGAGCTTTGTCAGTGACaagaaatggaaagagaaaCGTGAGGATAATGGAGGTTTGAGGAGGTCTTATGAGATTAGGGAACAACCACCATGGCATGCTTGTGAggctctgcagcctccagcCTTGGAGTTCTCCAAAAACCTTCTAGATCTGGAGATTAGCAGTGATCTCACAGAGCTGAGGACACCTCGGGAGGGTGAGAGAGCTCAGTGGGGAAGAAGCCCCTGAGCTCCCAAGTGCCCAGGCCTggctgtgcagcagagctggccatTCCAGCTGCGGAGGTGAGGACTCCACTGCGAGCTGAGCGGGAACAGCCCCTTGCCATGAGAGAGGCCCCAGAGGCACGGAATGCTCCCAGTGCCAGTGGCTGAGGGAGCCtcgggggctgctgctggacgAGCGAGAAACGCACAAGGAGCATCTCAGGCACTGCAAGGACAGCTCATTGCTCTGCCTGCTCCCGCCGCTGCTTCCTTTGCTCCGCCGAGAGTCGTTCCCGGCAGCTCTGTTCTCTCGGGGCTGCCAGTGGTTTCGGACTCTTCCTCACTCAGCAAACACGCAGCTGCTCTCGGCATGCACCTCGCATATCTCATCCTCACTGTCTTCCTGGCCCAGCTCCTGGGTAAGTCCTGGCTCTTCCCCAAGGcacccttctttttctcttcttttttttttttttccttaccccCGGGAAAACCTCAATAGTTTTATCAAAACTTGTAAGGAAATATCAGTGATTAGagtggaaaggctgagaaaaatcAGTTCCACTTTGTGGTTTTGCAAGTGTATGCTCAAGAAGTCCTTTGATTTgtaagggaaaggggaagggagagaagagaaatcTCGGACTATTTGTCTGTCTTTTCTCTCACCTTCAATCcatctccctctgcctctctctcctctgaTGCTCCTGCAGTCACCTCAGGAGATCTCAGCTGTCTCTGCAATCCCACCTTCTtcctatttttatataaattctCAGATGCTGTCAAACCCGCCCCAGGCACCACTatgcttttaatttaattttattaataggGCTTCCCATCCTGCCTCCAGGCTGaaacagctctgccagggctgccagcacaaGCAGGGCTCCCTCTTTC
This genomic window from Anomalospiza imberbis isolate Cuckoo-Finch-1a 21T00152 chromosome 22, ASM3175350v1, whole genome shotgun sequence contains:
- the LOC137486669 gene encoding feather keratin Cos1-1/Cos1-3/Cos2-1-like, yielding MSCYTPCWPCRPCGPTSLANSCNEPCVRQCQDSTLVIEPSLVVVTLPGPILSSFPQNTVVGSSTSAAAGSILSCDRVPISSGGCDLSGISRCYSGRRSLP